Proteins from one Cicer arietinum cultivar CDC Frontier isolate Library 1 chromosome 3, Cicar.CDCFrontier_v2.0, whole genome shotgun sequence genomic window:
- the LOC101499238 gene encoding nascent polypeptide-associated complex subunit alpha-like protein 1: protein MTAQTKEELLATHLEQQKIHHDEPVVEDDDDDEDDDDEDDDDEDNDNAEGHEIDASGRSKQTRSEKKSRKAMLKLGMKPVTGVSRVTVKKSKNILFVISKPDVFKSPTADTYIIFGEAKIEDLSSQLQTQAAEQFKAPNLSNVGAKPESSGVAPEDEDVDETGVDPKDIELVVTQAGVPRSRAVKALKAANGDIVAAIMELTN from the exons ACCAAAGAAGAGCTTCTTGCTACCCATCTCGAACAACAAAAGATCCAT CATGATGAGCCTGTAGTtgaggatgatgatgatgatgaggaCGACGATGATGAGGATGACGATGATGAGGACAATGACAATGCAGAAG GTCATGAAATTGATGCATCTGGTAGGTCCAAACAGACCCGAAGCGAAAAGAAGAGTCGTAAGGCAATGCTGAAACTTGGAATGAAACCAGTTACTGGTGTCAGTCGTGTGACAGTCAAGAAGAGCAAGAAT ATCTTGTTTGTCATCTCCAAACCTGACGTTTTCAAGAGCCCAACTGCCGACACCTACATTATATTCGGGGAAGCTAAGATTGAAGACTTGAGCTCACAGCTACAAACTCAGGCAGCAGAGCAGTTCAAGGCCCCTAATTTGAGCAACGTTGGAGCGAAACCAGAATCCTCCGGTGTTGCTCCAGAAGATGAGGATGTAGACGAGACTGGTGTAGATCCAAAGGATATTGAGTTGGTGGTTACTCAAGCTGGTGTGCCAAGATCAAGAGCTGTGAAGGCTCTCAAAGCTGCCAATGGTGACATTGTTGCTGCTATTATGGAGCTAACTAATTAA
- the LOC101498915 gene encoding uncharacterized protein, which produces MECLTELAKEAVIKLGDLVVDSTVKHYKYLTQHKKITSNLEEEYKKLKRIKETLEIRVNIEKRKGYEIAPEVQKWLSEVTSIEIKLQKLLSDENKANKNKKFFGGKCPDFALNYSLGKQGTKSTEDITSLKEEEKKFKDLSYPNAALTLKDIFIKDIKSLMSRKLLITEVIEKLKDDEVKMISICGMGGVGKTTLVKELIKSIEISKLFDDVVMTVVSQNINYEKIQTEIAELLGIESKKDSPQGRAMQLFARLSKANRVLIVFDDVWDILDFELIGIPFREHEKSCKILFTSRDENVCLAMGSKVNYQVPVLFEEEAWYLFREMAGKVVDRRDINPIAREIAKECGGLPLAIVTVGRALSNEGKSAWTDALNQLKKSSSFSHVGKSVHPRIELSLKFLNSNVHQFFLMLCGLFPEDFDIPIEGLLNHAMGLRLFEDITSSWEARDRVDTLVVDLKRKFLLLDSNVKGCVKMHDIVREVVLSIANQNAEDRFMVQYNFKWIKKEKLDNINALSLILDDTKELENDFECTTLKLLQVRAQETKPIFWPEHFFKGMCALKVLSMQNLCIPKLPSLSQVSGNLNTLQVEYCDVGDISIIGKELIHLEVLSFAHSNIKELPIEIGNLSILKLLDLICCNDLNVISDNVFIRLTKLEELYLRMSNFPWKNNDAAIKELKKISHKLMVIEMKVRGDANFLKELDFNNLQKFWIYVDPYTRLHRSLFLELKVLNLCAMDYQSICNTLVLLQLVNKCEMLSIRKVINMKNVTTKLLHDRQNKYLKYLKVDSCPNLEYLIDGSISQIHTLELNNLKNLKEICHSSHHHEVERLMTEFSDLVELELRDLPSFTGFNNATILNELNQESDVATEISDSTNTLDEKLSESQHLRSSHVIAKLFSSNWIKQFPKLETILLKNCISLEVVFDLGGYLESSVQALEWLFPQLTKIEISYLKNLLYVWGIVPHHVQGFQNLRFLIISNCDSLKHIFNSNIVRAITNLEKLEVISCRSIENIVVLNIDENDDIKRHVKSIRFNKLHHLSLSKLPKLMSICSDSLWLECPSLKQFDIDDCPMLEISFLPIHVDAKLDNNVDVTNCADIKDVDFQNFKENNSKSSTWSSRCMPFIPKIIHQGNTSKRNSKETLVVPKMLDRVPFIYEMKSRKGKSHMPTLQSLCIVKCHLLDLLFFLEEQCNFTVLSCMKTIKIEKCDNLKTIIAWREKTRDMINSFVVLESLHLKNLPNLTSLQHSMDEHVSDQISIRHFPLIDEFLFPNLTSFLIEACNKINILFSHSSMSSLERLEKLEIRDCENMQEIIYHQEEIDTSENKIMFPALQSLLLINLPNLKTFSQGHYNLHFPSLQKVAIEDCPNMEVFSRGFSDTPKLKVLTIKIESLILKNNYILKIDINAIVQGFKSFVASQGSKMLNWTKLHNEGYSFKSSEIYIKDSHKLIILVPYNEIQVLQHVKELNISYCDSLVEVFGSSRGAYTKKGEVVSFQNLTSIYVANCHNLKSLLSHSMSRSLVQLQTLKVENCKMMEEIVTKENKNTKGGNIKTLFPMLEKLTLMYLPNLECVCSGVYDYDIPLYTIEEDEDMNCNNNKIEVSFVELKVLQFRQVPKLKCFCSGVYDYDIMMSSIEECQIMKTFPQTNVIVKTPNLHTLTWEFQDVPTHGDLNLTIHYLHNSEKYKVELQKLETFKDINEELVGYFKRAASLEIVNCHKLLNCVQSNTMHLFSHMKTLDVRECEYLEEIFEGSNDSMLHYQLDEIWLSLLPKVKHIWKNHNHILGFKDLTAIHIEKCDDLRCVFPDVSMATSLPNLKRLKVCECEKMEEIIRNNNNCNPITQKIIFPSLWRIDLEKLPRLKCFGGSS; this is translated from the exons ATGGAGTGTCTTACTGAATTAGCAAAAGAAGCTGTCATAAAACTTGGAGATTTAGTTGTGGACTCAACTGTGAAgcattataaatatttgacaCAACACAAAAAAATCACATCTAATTTGGAGGAAGAATATAAGAAATTGAAAAGGATAAAAGAAACACTGGAAATAAGGGTGAACATTGAAAAAAGGAAAGGATATGAAATTGCACCTGAGGTTCAAAAATGGCTTTCTGAGGTGACAAGTATTGAAATTAAATTGCAAAAATTGCTCTCTGATGAAAATAAAGCTAACAAGAACAAAAAATTCTTTGGTGGAAAATGTCCAGATTTTGCATTAAATTACTCATTAGGCAAACAAGGTACTAAAAGCACAGAAGATATTACAAGCTTGaaggaggaagaaaaaaaattcaaggaCCTATCTTACCCCAATGCTGCTTTAACTCTTAAAGATATCTTcataaaagatattaaaagCCTAATGTCTAGAAAACTACTTATAACAGAAGTGATAGAGAAACTAAAGGATGATGAAGTCAAAATGATTAGTATTTGTGGAATGGGTGGAGTGGGAAAAACCACACTTGTAAAAGAACTCATCAAATCAATAGAAATAAGTAAGTTATTTGATGATGTTGTGATGACAGtggtttctcaaaatataaattatgagaagatccAAACTgaaattgctgagcttttaGGCATTGAAAGTAAAAAAGACAGTCCACAAGGAAGAGCAATGCAATTATTTGCGAGACTGAGTAAAGCTAATAGAGTCCTAATTGTGTTCGATGATGTGTGGGACATTCTTGATTTTGAGCTTATTGGAATTCCTTTTAGGGAACATGAAAAATCTTGCAAAATATTGTTTACGTCACGGGATGAAAATGTATGTCTAGCTATGGGAAGCAAAGTGAATTATCAAGTTCCTGTGTTGTTTGAGGAGGAAGCTTGGTATCTATTTCGAGAAATGGCAGGAAAAGTTGTAGATAGACGTGATATCAATCCAATAGCAAGAGAGATTGCAAAGGAATGTGGTGGTTTACCTCTTGCAATTGTGACAGTTGGAAGAGCTTTGAGTAATGAAGGAAAGTCTGCTTGGACGGATGCACTTAACCAATTGAAAAAATCATCTTCTTTCTCTCATGTTGGTAAATCTGTTCACCCTCGTATTGAGCTTAGTTTAAAGTTTTTGAATAGTAATGTACACCAGTTCTTCCTTATGCTTTGTGGATTGTTTCCGGAAGACTTTGACATTCCTATTGAAGGTTTATTGAATCATGCAATGGGCTTGAGATTGTTCGAAGACATTACTTCTTCATGGGAAGCAAGAGATCGAGTGGATACATTGGTGGTTGATTTGAAGAGAAAGTTCTTGTTGTTGGATAGCAATGTCAAAGGATGTGTAAAGATGCATGATATTGTCCGTGAAGTTGTCTTATCAATAGCAAATCAAAATGCAGAAGATAGGTTTATGGTGCAATACAATTTTAAGTGgataaaaaaagagaaattagACAACATCAATGCACTATCACTTATCTTGGATGATACAAAAGAGTTAGAAAATGACTTTGAGTGTACAACGCTTAAACTTCTACAAGTAAGAGCCCAAGAAACAAAACCAATCTTTTGGCCTGAACATTTCTTCAAAGGAATGTGTGCACTTAAAGTTTTATCTATGCAAAATTTGTGCATTCCGAAATTGCCATCTTTATCTCAAGTCTCAGGTAATCTCAATACTTTGCAAGTAGAATATTGTGATGTTGGAGACATATCTATAATTGGTAAGGAACTTATACACCTTGAAGTCCTAAGTTTTGCACATTCAAATATCAAAGAACTGCCAATTGAAATAGGAAACTTGAGCATTCTAAAATTATTGGATTTGATATGTTGCAATGATCTTAATGTTATTTCTGATAATGTCTTTATAAGATTAACTAAGTTGGAAGAACTTTATTTAAGGATGTCCAATTTTCCTTGGAAGAATAATGATGCTGCAATCAAAGAGTTGAAAAAGATATCTCATAAGCTAATGGTTATTGAGATGAAAGTTAGAGGGGATGCAAATTTTCTCAAAGAATTGGATTTCAACAATTTGCAAAAGTTTTGGATTTATGTGGATCCTTATACTAGGTTACATCGCTCTTTATTTTTGGAGTTAAAAGTATTGAATTTGTGCGCTATGGATTATCAATCTATTTGTAACACATTGGTGCTCTTACAATTGGTTAACAAATGTGAAATGCTTTCAATAAGAAAGGTGATAAACATGAAAAATGTTACGACTAAATTATTACATGATCGCCaaaataaatacttaaaatatttgaaagttgaTTCATGTCCTAATTTGGAGTATCTCATAGATGGTAGTATCTCACAAATTCATACACTAGAATTGAACAATCTTAAGAATTTGAAAGAGATATGCCATTCATCCCATCATCATGAAGTCGAACGATTGATGACTGAGTTCTCAGATTTGGTTGAACTAGAATTAAGAGACCTCCCAAGTTTTACTGGCTTCAACAATGCTACCATTTTGAATGAGCTAAACCAA GAATCGGATGTTGCAACTGAAATAAGTGATTCTACAAACACACTGGATGAAAAACTATCAGAGTCACAACATCTTAGATCCTCACATGTTATTGCCAAGTTGTTTTCATCTAATTGGATTAAACAATTTCCAAAATTAGAAacaatactattaaaaaattgcatttccTTAGAGGTGGTGTTTGACTTGGGAGGATATTTGGAATCTAGTGTCCAAGCACTAGAATGGTTGTTTCCTCAACTAACAAAAATTGAGATATCATACCTCAAAAATTTGTTATATGTGTGGGGCATTGTTCCACATCATGTCCAAGGCTTTCAAAATTTGAGATTTCTAATAATTTCAAATTgtgattctttaaaacatatttttaattcgAATATTGTTAGAGCAATCACAAATCTTGAGAAATTGGAAGTGATATCTTGTAGGTCGATTGAGAATATAGTGGTTTTGAACATAGATGAAAATGATGACATCAAACGACATGTGAAATCTATTAGATTCAATAAACTACATCATTTATCACTTTCAAAACTTCCAAAGCTTATGAGTATTTGTTCAGATTCACTTTGGTTAGAATGTCCATCCTTGAAGCAATTTGATATCGATGATTGTCCTATGTTGGAGATATCTTTCTTACCAATCCATGTTGATGCAAAGCTAGACAACAACGTCGATGTCACAAATTGTGCAGACATAAAAGATGttgattttcaaaatttcaaagaaaacaaCTCAAAATCTTCTACTTGGTCCTCTAGATGTATGCCATTTATACCCAAAATTATTCATCAAGGAAACACAAGTAAGAGAAATAGTAAG GAAACATTAGTGGTCCCTAAAATGCTTGATCGTGTAccttttatttatgaaatgaaGAGCAGGAAAGGAAAAAGCCATATGCCTACTCTACAAAGTCTATGCATTGTAAAATGTCATTTGTtggatttattattttttcttgaagaaCAATGTAATTTCACCGTTCTATCATGCATGAAGACCATCAAAATTGAAAAGTGTGACAATTTAAAGACCATAATAGCTTGGAGAGAAAAGACAAGAGACATGATAAATTCTTTTGTTGTACTAGAATCACTTCATTTGAAAAATTTGCCAAATCTGACAAGTCTTCAACATTCCATG GATGAACATGTGAGTGATCAAATAAGCATAAGACATTTCCCACTCATTGATGAGTTCTTATTTCCAAACTTAACATCTTTTCTCATTGAAGCATGCAACAAAATCAACATATTATTTTCACATTCATCCATGAGTAGTCTTGAGCGTCTTGAGAAGCTAGAAATACGAGATTGTGAAAACATGCAGgaaataatatatcatcaagAAGAGATAGACACAAGTGAAAATAAGATTATGTTCCCTGCATTGCAGTCTCTACTTCTTATAAACCTACCCAACCTTAAGACCTTCTCCCAAGGTCACTATAATCTTCATTTTCCATCACTGCAGAAAGTTGCTATTGAAGATTGTCCCAATATGGAAGTATTTTCAAGAGGATTTTCTGATACACCTAAGCTCAAGGTTCTCACCATAAAAATTGAATCACTAATACTCAAGAACAATTATATACTGAAGATAGACATCAATGCCATTGTTCAAGGATTTAAATCATTT GTTGCATCACAAGGATCAAAGATGTTGAATTGGACTAAACTACATAATGAAGGATACTCTTTCAAAAGCTCCGAAATATATATCAAAGACTCTCATAAATTGATTATACTTGTACCATACAATGAGATACAAGTGCTTCAACATGTGAAAGAACTCAACATAAGTTATTGTGATTCATTAGTTGAAGTGTTTGGATCAAGTAGAGGAGCATATACAAAAAAGGGGGAGGTTGTAAGCTTCCAGAACCTGACAAGTATTTATGTTGCAAATTGCCACAATTTGAAGAGTTTGCTATCTCATTCCATGTCCAGAAGTCTCGTGCAACTTCAAACACTAAAAGTTGAGAATTGTAAAATGATGGAGGAGATAGTTACAAAGGAAAATAAGAATACTAAAGGAGGCAACATAAAGACTTTATTTCCTATGTTGGAGAAATTGACACTTATGTATCTTCCTAACTTGGAATGTGTTTGTTCAGGAGTTTATGACTATGATATTCCATTGTACACTATTGAAGAGGACGAAGACATGAATtgcaataataataagattgaAGTTTCATTTGTAGAATTAAAGGTGTTACAATTTAGACAAGTGCCAAAGCTCAAGTGTTTTTGTTCGGGAGTATACGACTATGATATCATGATGTCATCAATTGAAGAGTGTCAAATTATGAAAACATTTCCCCAAACAAATGTTATTGTAAAAACACCCAACCTTCATACACTAACGTGGGAGTTTCAAGATGTGCCCACACATGGAGATCTTAATTTAACAATACATTATCTTCATAATTCCGAGAAATACAAG GTGGAGTTGCAAAAATTAGAGACATTTAAAGATATCAATGAAGAGCTGGTTGGCTACTTCAAAAGAGCAGCATCACTTGAAATTGTAAATTGTCACAAGCTATTGAATTGCGTACAATCCAACACGATGCACTTATTCTCACATATGAAGACTCTCGATGTGCGAGAATGTGAGTACTTAGAAGAGATATTTGAAGGATCAAATGATAGTATGCTGCATTATCAATTAGATGAGATATGGTTGTCTTTGCTGCCAAAAGTGAAGCACATTTGGAAAAATCATAATCACATATTAGGCTTTAAGGATTTGACAGCCATACACATAGAAAAATGTGATGATTTGAGATGTGTGTTTCCGGATGTTTCCATGGCCACAAGCCTTCCAAATTTGAAACGTCTTAAGGTTTGTGAATGCGAGAAGATGGAAGAGATAATaaggaataataataattgtaatcCTATTACTCAGAAGATCATATTCCCATCTTTGTGGAGAATTGATCTAGAGAAGCTTCCAAGACTCAAATGTTTCGGTGGAAGCTCT
- the LOC140919842 gene encoding secreted RxLR effector protein 161-like, with amino-acid sequence MTCTRPDIAYVVGRLSRYTSNPSKEHWQAVNRVLKYLKGTINYNLVYSGYPSVLEGYTNASWVTYVEDHASTSGWIFNLGGGAVSWGSKKQTCIADSTMAAEFIALAAGSKEAE; translated from the coding sequence ATGACCTGTACCAGACCTGACATAGCATATGTTGTAGGCAGATTAAGTCGGTATACTAGCaatccaagtaaagaacattgGCAGGCTGTTaatagagtattaaaatatttgaaaggaacaattaaCTATAATTTAGTCTATAGTGGATATCCTTCAGTTTTGGAAGGATATACAAATGCCAGTTGGGTAACTTATGTTGAGGATCATGCTTCCACAAGTGGATGGATCTTTAACCTTGGTGGAGGTGCAGTTTCTTGgggatcaaagaaacaaacttgtaTTGCCGACTCCACCATGGCTGCAGAATTCATTGCCCTAGCTGCAGGCAGTAAAGAGGCAGAATGA